The Pirellulimonas nuda genome includes a region encoding these proteins:
- a CDS encoding iron-containing alcohol dehydrogenase, with translation MNVHSPTSPFASACGEEAHTLIAGSGQRVAYSLDELGLLLHQIGATRVLLVVDSGAADAARAWGRIERQLAGAVVQRFEDFCPNPKLSQAVAAARAAAELRAEAVVAVGGGSCLDIAKLAAAGTWAGVAASARADSLHPAPALIAAPTTSGSGSEATQFAVAYDAGIKKSYACPQMRPGCVILDPTLVAAMPARLAAVSGLDALAQAVESLWAVGGTARSYRYAGAAGRLVASALHASVTRGDGASRTRMMAGAFLAGQAINLGKTTAAHAVSYSLTSRYGIAHGHAVALTLGWFGDANARTGNDDCVDPRGPAYVRRRAACGAALLGCAPAELPRAVWALLGELGLPRSLREAGVPEEALAAIAGSVNQERMANNPRRFDPPTLLGLLGRAWDAEF, from the coding sequence ATGAACGTTCACTCGCCAACCTCGCCCTTCGCCAGTGCCTGTGGGGAAGAAGCCCACACGCTGATCGCCGGGAGCGGCCAACGCGTCGCCTACTCGCTCGACGAGCTGGGGCTGCTGCTCCACCAAATCGGGGCGACGCGCGTGCTGCTGGTGGTCGACAGCGGCGCCGCAGACGCCGCCCGGGCTTGGGGCCGGATCGAGCGCCAGCTCGCGGGCGCCGTGGTGCAGCGGTTCGAAGATTTCTGCCCCAACCCGAAGCTCTCTCAGGCAGTGGCCGCGGCGCGTGCCGCGGCCGAGCTGCGTGCCGAGGCGGTCGTGGCGGTCGGGGGAGGGTCGTGCCTGGACATCGCCAAGCTAGCGGCCGCGGGGACTTGGGCGGGGGTCGCCGCGTCGGCCCGGGCGGACTCACTGCACCCGGCGCCTGCGTTGATTGCGGCGCCCACCACGTCGGGGTCGGGGAGCGAAGCGACCCAGTTTGCCGTGGCGTACGACGCGGGGATCAAGAAGTCGTACGCCTGCCCCCAGATGCGACCGGGCTGCGTGATCCTCGACCCCACGCTGGTCGCCGCGATGCCGGCCCGCCTGGCGGCGGTCTCGGGGCTCGACGCCCTAGCGCAGGCCGTCGAGTCGCTGTGGGCGGTTGGGGGGACGGCCCGGTCGTACCGCTACGCCGGGGCCGCGGGGCGGCTCGTGGCCTCTGCGCTGCACGCCAGCGTGACACGGGGGGACGGGGCGTCCCGCACCCGGATGATGGCCGGCGCGTTCCTTGCCGGGCAGGCGATCAACCTCGGCAAGACGACCGCGGCCCATGCGGTTTCCTACAGTTTGACGTCCCGCTACGGGATCGCCCACGGCCACGCGGTGGCGCTGACGCTCGGCTGGTTCGGCGACGCGAACGCGCGGACGGGAAACGACGACTGCGTCGACCCGCGTGGGCCCGCGTACGTGCGGCGGCGTGCGGCGTGCGGCGCCGCGCTGCTGGGTTGTGCGCCCGCCGAGCTGCCGCGGGCGGTCTGGGCGCTGCTGGGCGAGCTCGGCCTGCCGCGGAGCCTCCGCGAAGCCGGCGTCCCCGAGGAGGCGTTGGCGGCGATCGCCGGCAGCGTCAACCAAGAGCGGATGGCGAACAACCCCAGGCGCTTCGACCCGCCCACGCTGCTCGGGCTGCTCGGGCGGGCGTGGGACGCTGAGTTTTGA
- a CDS encoding DUF5690 family protein, with protein MPPRISVRLEQASPAVFSAYCIAASFGVYFCMYAFRKPFTAGTFSGVELYGLDYKTVLVVSQVLGYTLSKFIGIRFIAEARPGRRAASIVALIAAAHAALLLFGVVPSPYNFVFLFLNGLPLGMVFGLVLGFLEGRRVTEALSAGLCASFIVSSGAVKTVGQALLLWGGVSEYWMPFVTGLVFWPPLLVCVWLLAQIPAPTQADVALRAERTPIDRVARRALLRRHGVGLLLLVAVFTLLTILRSVRDDFAVEVWSALGYDKTPSVFTISETLVMFAAIAINGLAFLIPDNRTAFFTAIYTILAGFVVIGLVTLLYLGGGVDGFTYMVVVGIGAYVPYVAFHTTLFERMIALFRDRANLGYLMYLADAFGYLGYVLVLLAKDVASFEANYLRLLIGASLAVSLASLVMMGLAYFYFRRQTDAARFEQPALAAAHGS; from the coding sequence ATGCCCCCGCGAATCTCGGTCCGACTCGAACAAGCGTCGCCCGCCGTCTTCTCGGCCTACTGCATCGCGGCGTCGTTTGGCGTCTATTTCTGCATGTACGCGTTCCGCAAGCCGTTCACGGCGGGGACGTTCTCCGGGGTCGAGCTGTACGGACTGGACTACAAGACGGTGCTGGTGGTCAGCCAGGTGCTGGGCTACACGCTGTCAAAGTTTATCGGCATCCGCTTCATCGCCGAGGCCCGGCCCGGCAGGCGTGCCGCGAGCATCGTGGCGCTGATCGCGGCGGCCCACGCGGCGCTGCTGCTGTTTGGCGTCGTGCCGAGCCCGTACAACTTTGTGTTTCTGTTCCTCAACGGCTTGCCGCTGGGGATGGTGTTCGGGCTGGTGCTCGGTTTCCTGGAAGGGCGCCGCGTGACCGAGGCCCTGTCGGCGGGGCTGTGCGCCAGCTTCATCGTCTCGTCGGGCGCCGTGAAGACGGTGGGCCAGGCCCTGCTGCTTTGGGGCGGGGTCTCGGAGTACTGGATGCCGTTCGTTACCGGCTTGGTCTTTTGGCCTCCGCTGCTGGTGTGTGTTTGGCTGCTCGCCCAGATCCCGGCCCCCACGCAAGCCGACGTGGCGCTGCGTGCGGAGCGAACGCCCATTGATCGCGTTGCACGGAGGGCGCTGCTGCGCCGGCACGGCGTGGGGCTGCTGCTGTTGGTCGCGGTGTTTACGCTGCTGACGATCCTGCGGAGCGTCCGCGACGACTTTGCGGTCGAGGTCTGGTCGGCGCTCGGCTACGACAAGACCCCGAGCGTCTTCACGATCTCAGAAACGCTGGTGATGTTTGCGGCGATCGCCATCAACGGGCTCGCCTTCCTGATACCCGACAACCGCACGGCGTTCTTCACGGCCATCTACACGATCCTCGCCGGGTTCGTCGTGATCGGCCTGGTGACGCTGCTATACCTGGGGGGCGGGGTGGATGGGTTTACCTACATGGTTGTCGTGGGGATCGGCGCCTACGTCCCCTACGTGGCCTTCCACACGACGCTGTTCGAGCGGATGATCGCCTTGTTCCGCGACCGGGCTAACCTGGGCTACCTGATGTACCTGGCCGACGCGTTCGGCTACCTGGGCTACGTGCTGGTGCTGCTGGCCAAGGACGTCGCGAGCTTCGAGGCCAACTACCTGCGGCTGCTGATCGGCGCCTCGCTGGCAGTCAGCCTGGCGTCGCTAGTGATGATGGGCCTGGCCTACTTCTACTTCCGTCGCCAGACCGACGCCGCGCGGTTCGAGCAACCAGCGCTCGCCGCGGCCCACGGCTCGTAG